TCGCCATCGGTGCCGCCACCTGCACCGTCCTCGGCGCGCTGCTCGTGGGCGGCTCCGGCGAAGTGAGCGCGAGCCCGCCGCCCGAGCCCAAGGTGCAGGACGACTTCGACTCGCTCGGCCCCGACGTGCGGGCCGCGAAGCTCTCCGACGGGCGGACCGCGCACTACTCCGACACCGGCGAGAAGGACGGCAAGCCCGTCCTGTTCATCGGCGGCACCGGCACCAGCGCCCGTGCCTCGCACATGACGGACTTCTTCCGCTCGACCCGCGAGGACCTGGGCCTGCGCCTCATCTCCGTGGAGCGCAACGGCTTCGGCGACACCGAGTTCGACGAGGACCTCGGCAAGGCCGACTTCGCCAAGGACGCCCTGGAGGTCCTCGACAGGCTCGGTGTCGACGACGTGTCCGTCGTCGCGATATCCGGCGGCGGCCCCTACGCCGCCGAGCTCGCCGCCCGCGCCCCCGAGCGGATCTCGCAGCTCCACCTCGCCGCCGCCCTGCCTCCGTACGGCACGAAGCCCGAATACTGCGGGCTGTCGGACGACGCGCTCTCCGACGCCGTCAAGGAGCAGATCAAGGACCCGCGCAAGTGGTGGGCCTTCCCCGACGACAGCCCCGTCAAGTCCATCCCGGGCTTCGCGGACACGGCGTACGAGGAAGGGGCGCGCACGTACAACCAGCGCGGCCAGCAGGCCGACCCCGCGCCGCAGGTGCACGAGCAGAAGCTGTACTGCGGGCGCCCCGGCCCCGACCTGTCGAAGCTCGACGCCCCCGTCTACCTCTACGGCGGCAAGAAGGACACCACCGTGCCGCCCGCCACGCTGAAGACGTGGCAGAAGGAGCTGCCGGGCACGGCGAAGGTGCGCTCGTACGCCGACTCCGGGCACGACGTGCAGTACCGGCACTGGGACCAGATCCTCGTCGACCTGGCCGGCCACGGCGACCGCACCGTGGTCTGCAAGGGCGACCACACGCGCGTACTCGTGGCCCGCGAGGCCGACCGGCTCGTCACCAAGGGCAAGGCCACGCCGGGCAGCTGCGCCTGGAAGAAGGGGTAGCCCTCAGGGTGCTCTAGGCACCCGGCAGCGTCAGGCGGAACAGCGCGCCGCCCCCCGGCGCCCGCTCCGCCGTCAGTTCCGCGTCGTGTGCGTGGGCGATCTGCCGGGCCATCGCCAGGCCGAGGCCCGATCCTGGCAGGGCGCGGGCCTTATCGGCGCGGTAGAAGCGGTCGAAGACGTACGGGAGGTCCTCCTCCGCGATGCCGGGGCCGTGGTCGCGTACGGTCAGCTCGGTGCGGGTCAGGGTGATCTCGACCGGGCCGCCCGGCGGGCTGAACTTGGCCGCGTTGTCGACGAGGTTGGTGAGCAGGCGGGACAGCCGGGCCGGTACGCCGGGCAGGTCGAGGTCGGCCGCTTCCGGCGCCACGTGGAGCTCGAAGGAGACCGCGGGCCAGTGGCCGCGTGCCGCGTCGACCGTGTGGGCGGCGAGCGGGGCGAGTCGTACCTCTTCGAGCAGGGGCTGCGGCTCCGCCTCCCTGGCCAGCTCGATCAGGTCGTTGACCAGGCCGGTGACCTCGCGCAGCTGACGGGCGAGTGCCCCGGAGGCGCGGTCTCGCTGGGTGTCCGTCAGACGGTCCGCGCGTGCCAGGAGTTCCGCGTTCGTACGCAGCGCCGTCAGCGGGGTGCGCAGCTCGTGCGAGGCGTCGGCGACCAGTCGGCGGCGGGCCGCGACGGACTCCTCCAGTTCGGCCAGCATCGTGTTGAAGGAGGTGGCGAGGCGGGTCACCTCGTCCTCGTGGCCCGCGCGGGCGGGTCGGCCCGGGGGGAGTTCGATGCGGTGACGGGCGTCGCGCGTCGCGGCGATGCGCTCCGCGGTGGCCGTGAGGCGGGTGATCGGGGCCAGGCCGGTGCGGGAGACCCAGTAGCCGCCGAGCGCGGAGAGCAGTACGCCCGCGCCGCCCACCGCGGCCAGCAGCGACGCGGCCTGGCTGACGCCGCGCTCGGCGATGTCCGCGCGCAGGGCGACCTGCACGGCCTCGCCCTCCTTGCCGAACGTGGTGGTGTACATGCGGCCGGGCTTGCCCCCGGGGAGCGTGATGTTCGCGTAGTAGGGGGGACGGCGGCCGTCGGCGACCGAGCGCGTCAGCCCCGACACCGGCAGCAGGTACGGCTTCGACGGGTCGTCCGCCGCATCCGCGGGAACGAGCTGGGAGCAGGCGGGCGCGCCCAGGAACCGGCACTCGCCCGTCATGACGCCGAGCCCCTCGGAGCGGTGCTGCTGGGCGATGAGCGTCGCCGACTGGGCGAGGTTCTGGTCGAGCTGCTGGTACAGCTTGTAGCGGATCACGAAGAACGCGGCGGCGCACACCCCGATCGCCACCACCGCCACGGCGGCCGCCGCGACCACCGCCAGCCGGGTCCGCAGCGGCCTGCGCCGCCGCCACCGCGCGCCCAGCCTGCGCCGCGCGCTCACGGGGAACCCAGCCGGTAGCCGACGCCGTGCACGGTGTGGACGAGACGGGGCTCGCCGCCCGACTCCAGCTTCCGGCGCAGGTAACCCACGTACACGGCAAGCGAGTTGGAGTCGGGGCCGAAGTCCCGCCCCCACACCGCCTGCTGGATCAGCTCGCGCGGCAGGACCTGCCCCGCGTTGCGCAGCAGCAGCTCCAACAGGACGGCCTCCGTGCGGCTGAACTCGACCCGCCGCCCGCCGCGCCGACCGGTGCGCGTCGCGGGATCCAGGACCAGATCACCGTACGAGAGGTCGTCCCCGTCGTCCGCGGCCCGCTCCGGCGTCGCACGCCGCAGCAGCGCCCGCACCCGCGCCACCAGCTCGTCCAGCGCGAACGGCTTCACCAAGTAGTCGTCGGCGCCCGCGTCCAGACCGTCGACGCGCTCGCTCACCGAGTCCAGGGCCGTCAGGACGAGGACCGGCGTGCGGTCGCCCGCGGCGCGCAGCTGACGGCAGACCGCGAGGCCG
The sequence above is a segment of the Streptomyces sp. Je 1-369 genome. Coding sequences within it:
- a CDS encoding alpha/beta hydrolase, yielding MSSTGHARTAALAIGAATCTVLGALLVGGSGEVSASPPPEPKVQDDFDSLGPDVRAAKLSDGRTAHYSDTGEKDGKPVLFIGGTGTSARASHMTDFFRSTREDLGLRLISVERNGFGDTEFDEDLGKADFAKDALEVLDRLGVDDVSVVAISGGGPYAAELAARAPERISQLHLAAALPPYGTKPEYCGLSDDALSDAVKEQIKDPRKWWAFPDDSPVKSIPGFADTAYEEGARTYNQRGQQADPAPQVHEQKLYCGRPGPDLSKLDAPVYLYGGKKDTTVPPATLKTWQKELPGTAKVRSYADSGHDVQYRHWDQILVDLAGHGDRTVVCKGDHTRVLVAREADRLVTKGKATPGSCAWKKG
- a CDS encoding sensor histidine kinase yields the protein MSARRRLGARWRRRRPLRTRLAVVAAAAVAVVAIGVCAAAFFVIRYKLYQQLDQNLAQSATLIAQQHRSEGLGVMTGECRFLGAPACSQLVPADAADDPSKPYLLPVSGLTRSVADGRRPPYYANITLPGGKPGRMYTTTFGKEGEAVQVALRADIAERGVSQAASLLAAVGGAGVLLSALGGYWVSRTGLAPITRLTATAERIAATRDARHRIELPPGRPARAGHEDEVTRLATSFNTMLAELEESVAARRRLVADASHELRTPLTALRTNAELLARADRLTDTQRDRASGALARQLREVTGLVNDLIELAREAEPQPLLEEVRLAPLAAHTVDAARGHWPAVSFELHVAPEAADLDLPGVPARLSRLLTNLVDNAAKFSPPGGPVEITLTRTELTVRDHGPGIAEEDLPYVFDRFYRADKARALPGSGLGLAMARQIAHAHDAELTAERAPGGGALFRLTLPGA
- a CDS encoding response regulator transcription factor, which gives rise to MSFTSVTSKGGPPGAGGTALRILVVDDDPEVRAAVEDALTVEGHHVRGAADGHRALTAVARWEPDLVVLDVLMPVMDGLAVCRQLRAAGDRTPVLVLTALDSVSERVDGLDAGADDYLVKPFALDELVARVRALLRRATPERAADDGDDLSYGDLVLDPATRTGRRGGRRVEFSRTEAVLLELLLRNAGQVLPRELIQQAVWGRDFGPDSNSLAVYVGYLRRKLESGGEPRLVHTVHGVGYRLGSP